In Buchnera aphidicola (Ceratoglyphina bambusae), a single window of DNA contains:
- the ftsH gene encoding ATP-dependent zinc metalloprotease FtsH: MNYSAKNIIVWLFVSVTFMSVFQSFSSHNSVKDRVSYTTFLSEVNNNKVSKVSIDGKQIEFVNKSNNKYYTTIPINDQKLLDILLLKNVQVFGKDPVYPGFFTSLILSWAPMFILMGVWVFLFRQIQSGGRGAMSFGKNRSKRIGKDEIKTTFSDVAGCDEAKEEVKELVEYLKKPKKFKKLGGKIPKGILLVGPPGTGKTLLAKAISGEAKVPFFTISGSDFVEMFVGVGASRVRDMFENARSFSPCIIFIDEIDAVGRQRGTGLGGGHDEREQTLNQILVEMDGFEENKGIILIAATNRPDVLDPALLRPGRFDRRIIVSLPDVKGREDILKIHTKKVPLDKDVSCLVLARSTAGFSGADLANLVNEAALFAARFNKKYISMDDLEKSKDKIIMGSERRSLIITNEQKECTAYHEAGHVIVGRLVPNHDPAHKVTIIPRGMSLGSTFFLPKDDQISISKEKLESKISTLYGGRLAEEIIYGANNVSTGAFNDIKVATNIARNMVTQWGFSKKLGPILYSEEKEEIFLGKSIPSISNISNKTIRIIDKEIKLLIESNYKRAFKILQENIDILHSMKDALIKYETIESFQIDDLMNRKPLKCNSIYKTSKK; this comes from the coding sequence TTGAATTATTCAGCTAAAAATATAATTGTTTGGTTATTCGTGTCTGTTACATTTATGTCTGTTTTTCAAAGTTTTAGTTCACATAATTCTGTTAAAGATAGAGTGTCATATACTACTTTTTTGTCAGAAGTTAATAATAATAAAGTGTCTAAAGTTTCTATAGATGGAAAACAGATAGAATTTGTAAACAAAAGTAATAATAAATATTATACTACTATACCTATAAATGATCAAAAACTGTTAGATATTTTATTGTTAAAAAATGTTCAAGTTTTTGGTAAAGATCCAGTTTATCCAGGATTTTTTACTTCATTGATTTTATCTTGGGCTCCTATGTTTATATTAATGGGTGTTTGGGTATTTCTTTTTAGACAGATTCAATCTGGAGGTAGAGGAGCAATGTCTTTTGGAAAAAATCGATCCAAAAGAATTGGAAAAGATGAAATAAAAACTACTTTTTCTGATGTTGCTGGTTGTGATGAAGCTAAAGAAGAAGTAAAAGAGTTAGTAGAATATTTAAAAAAACCAAAAAAGTTTAAGAAATTAGGAGGTAAAATTCCTAAAGGAATACTTTTAGTAGGACCTCCTGGAACAGGTAAGACATTATTAGCAAAAGCAATTTCAGGAGAAGCAAAAGTTCCGTTTTTTACAATATCTGGATCTGATTTCGTGGAAATGTTTGTAGGTGTTGGTGCTTCTAGAGTTAGAGATATGTTTGAAAATGCTAGAAGTTTTTCTCCTTGTATAATATTTATAGATGAAATAGATGCTGTTGGAAGACAAAGAGGGACTGGTTTAGGAGGTGGTCATGATGAGAGAGAGCAAACTTTAAATCAGATATTAGTTGAAATGGATGGATTTGAAGAAAATAAAGGAATAATACTAATAGCTGCTACCAACAGACCTGATGTTCTTGATCCTGCATTATTAAGACCTGGAAGATTTGATAGAAGAATAATAGTTTCTTTACCAGATGTTAAAGGCAGAGAAGATATTTTGAAAATTCATACCAAAAAAGTTCCTTTAGATAAAGATGTGTCTTGTTTAGTATTAGCTAGAAGCACCGCTGGATTTTCTGGAGCTGATTTAGCAAATTTAGTTAATGAAGCTGCGTTATTTGCCGCTAGATTTAATAAAAAATATATTTCTATGGATGACTTAGAAAAATCTAAAGATAAAATTATAATGGGGTCAGAAAGAAGATCTTTAATAATTACTAATGAACAAAAAGAATGTACAGCATATCATGAAGCAGGTCATGTTATAGTTGGAAGATTGGTTCCTAATCATGATCCAGCTCATAAAGTAACTATCATTCCAAGAGGCATGTCTTTAGGTTCAACATTTTTTCTTCCTAAAGATGATCAAATTAGTATTAGTAAGGAAAAATTAGAAAGTAAAATTTCTACTCTATATGGTGGTAGATTAGCTGAAGAAATAATTTATGGAGCTAACAATGTATCTACTGGAGCATTTAATGATATAAAAGTAGCTACTAACATTGCTAGAAATATGGTTACTCAATGGGGTTTTTCTAAGAAATTAGGTCCTATATTGTATTCTGAAGAAAAAGAAGAAATATTTTTAGGTAAAAGTATTCCATCAATTTCTAATATATCTAATAAAACTATTAGAATAATTGATAAAGAAATAAAATTATTAATAGAATCTAATTATAAAAGAGCTTTTAAAATTTTACAAGAAAATATAGATATTCTTCATTCTATGAAAGATGCTTTAATAAAATATGAAACTATTGAATCTTTTCAAATAGATGATTTAATGAATAGAAAACCTTTAAAATGTAATTCTATTTATAAAACAAGTAAAAAATGA